ATACAGAACTGGCGCGATTATATGACCAAACTTGAAAAAAAGACCGAGGGAGACCTACAAGCTTACCAAGTTTATAACGCAATTAATGAGCATGCAGCGGAAAACGCCATTTTCTCAATTGATGTTGGTAACGTAACACAGCTATCAGTTCGTCATTTGCACATGACACCTAAAAATATGTGGCGCACGTCACCATTGTTTGCGTCAATGGGTATTGGTCTACCGGGAGGTATTGGTGCAAAAAACACTTATCCAGATCGTCAAGTTTGGAATTTGATAGGTGATGGTGCCTTTTCGATGACTTATCCAGATGTTGTGACAAATGTTCGTTATAATTTACCAGTTATCAATGTTGTATTTACCAATACGGAATATGGCTTCATCAAAAATAAGTACGAAGATACTAACACCTACAACTTCGGCGTTGACTTTACAGATGTTGATTATGCCAAAATAGCCGAAGCCCAAGGGGCGATTGGATTGACAGTAAGTCGCATTGAAGATATTGATCATGTTGTTCAGGAAGCGCTGAGCTATTATGATAAAGGACGTGTCGTGGTGATTGATGCAAAAATCACTAAGGATCGTCCCATTCCTGTTGAAACATTGAAGTTAGATAAAAGTTTGTACAGTGCAGAAACTGTTAATGCTTATAAAGAAAAATACGAAGCGCAAGAGCTCGTCCCATTTCGTGAATATTTGGAAGCAGAGGGACTAACTTCAAAGTATATTAAAGACAATAATGACAATAAGTACAGTTTCTAGTAAGATACTTTTTGATGTATAAATGCATTTTGTTTATACTTTGCAATCACCAATCCAATCTATAATTCTAACTAGTATGTATCATTTGACAAAATTTATAGATGATACTATAACATAGTTGTAGACATAAAGAATTTGATGGAGGTGTAAATATGTCAAACAATTTAATGCAACGTTTTAGTTCTGATGATATTTTTGATTTTATGAATCAGGCTATGCATCCTTGGGCCGATCAACGTTTATTACCAAAGTCGATCAAGACTGATGTGATTGAGAAAGATGATCGTTTCACAGTTATCGCAGAATTAGCTGGGGTAAACAAAGACGACATCAACATTGATTACAAGAATGACCAACTTTTGATTAGTGCTAAACGTGATGAATTCAAGGATCACACTGATCATGACGGTAATATTTTGCAGAGTGAACGGACCTACGGATCTGTTTCCCGTGCTTACTACTTACCAGGGGTGGACTCGAGCAAAATTACAGCAAAATTCGCAGATGGTGAATTGCGTGTTGAATTGCCTAAGCAAGCAACTGAACAATCAAGTACTAATATTAAGATTGACTAATCTATAGCTCGGTGTTTCTGGCTGCAAATTGATTAATTCGTCCTTTGTATTAGCCATTTGTGCATTAATTGATACAAGTACAAAAAGCTCATCCTGATGGGTGAGCTTTTTGTATTGGGTTATTATATTTTTATATTGGGCATCAACTTTTATGACTTATTGGATGCCTTCTAAAGTTCCAAATATAGGTGTATCACCATCACTCATTTTTATAACTTGATTTATTGTTGAATTGTGATTCAAAATATCCGCTAATGTTGCGCCAACATTTTGAATTGAATTCTTCGTTCGCGCCTTATCATTTAAGCTAATTTTATTGGCCCCCGGTATGTTTACGAGTTCAGTTGCTTGTAAAATCGTATAATTAAGTTTCGTTTGTTTCACAAGATAATTGTCCGCAAAAAATTTAGCGATATTATAATTCATCAAATCAGCCATGGCTGGACTATGCCATTTATTAGGTTCAAGCGAATATGCCGAGCTCAGCATGATATATCTAGAAATGCCATTCGATTCAGCTATTTTCATCGATTTGACTGCACCAAAAGCATCTGTTTGTAACAAGTCTTTATTGCGCGATCCGGCTACAAATAAATTGCGTCTTTGAACATAACTTACTATATGTGAGTGTAACATAATTTATTTTTTTGTGTTGCTAAGCACTTTCATTTAGAAAATGAATAACTGGCCTAAGGATTAAATACGGTGTTCATTTTGGAAAGAGCGATAAAAAGATTTTGTGAATGGCTTTGAGGACGAAACAATTTTATAATACTATGCCCCCAAAATAGATGATGGTTTTTCCCTTACATATAGATAGTTACCACTTACATTTACGCATCAACCTGTCGTCAAGTGTTTTTACCTCTTGTCGTAATTCTTATCTCAACAGTTATATTTTTCAGTATGATATTGAGTGTTGAAAGATATTTCTAATGTAGAAATTTTGTTGATTCGATTTGTTTGCTGTGTGAATTGTTATTTCATACTAACTAAAATTTATGTAAAGAAGGGAAGTATCATCATGGCTGATATACTAAGATCTATTTTCGAAATCATTAACAACACACCTTTCTGGGTATGGGTTGTTCTAGTTATACTGATTAAGCGAGGTATGTCATTAATAAATGACAGTCCTGCTTCTATTGGAAGATCACTCATAATGCCTTTTATTTTCGTTATTTGGGGTCTAAATACAGTAGTAAACAAATTTGCTTCTCCAAATACATTGCTGAGTTTTTACCTGGCGGCATTGATTCTAGGATTTTTGTTCAGTTACTTACTTTATATGCGACGATCTTTTTATGTTGAAGATGGTCAATTAATTCAAGAGGGTAGCGCCTTACCTTTAGTTATCATGCTAACCAATTTTCTAGTAAAGTATATTCTAAACGTTATTCTTGCTATCCATCCAGTACTTTACACTCAGATGAATTTCAATATTTTTTATGGTATTGTTTCTGGG
The Leuconostoc suionicum genome window above contains:
- a CDS encoding DUF6622 family protein → MADILRSIFEIINNTPFWVWVVLVILIKRGMSLINDSPASIGRSLIMPFIFVIWGLNTVVNKFASPNTLLSFYLAALILGFLFSYLLYMRRSFYVEDGQLIQEGSALPLVIMLTNFLVKYILNVILAIHPVLYTQMNFNIFYGIVSGFTVGLFFGGIYKTLTAKKEFLKS
- a CDS encoding Hsp20/alpha crystallin family protein translates to MSNNLMQRFSSDDIFDFMNQAMHPWADQRLLPKSIKTDVIEKDDRFTVIAELAGVNKDDINIDYKNDQLLISAKRDEFKDHTDHDGNILQSERTYGSVSRAYYLPGVDSSKITAKFADGELRVELPKQATEQSSTNIKID
- a CDS encoding NAD(P)H-binding protein, with translation MLHSHIVSYVQRRNLFVAGSRNKDLLQTDAFGAVKSMKIAESNGISRYIMLSSAYSLEPNKWHSPAMADLMNYNIAKFFADNYLVKQTKLNYTILQATELVNIPGANKISLNDKARTKNSIQNVGATLADILNHNSTINQVIKMSDGDTPIFGTLEGIQ